A single window of Sphingobium sp. SCG-1 DNA harbors:
- a CDS encoding O-antigen ligase family protein, with the protein MIAVAPGRQLSYVQTDIRAPMLIMVAIFLAPYLSWRPSLDILFTISDACFMLGAVQLVMRQRLPLQPFGVLSPVWLAGFVAMMAGLLVSSLFGNDPTRWPVVALQYSFAWVVLPFLLMGHGNIETHRLARGLLTGVVLMELVGIIVYFSFQGSFEQARTILGLDFISGSGRLGVFVTDANWNGATVAMALPFTFYLRARRMIAAWQAIFASIVLLFALMLTASVTAFGSAVAAMILFVLAGGVRPKLYTFIALAAVSLLLAPSEYGMPSIFQKRVASALESGNISQAGTFKGRVALMDSAWHRVGDHMVLGVGVDQDRVVNGQGAPVHNMYLLLWVEGGFIALAGWITMMSIFLVMAFAALRRDRLAGALALSVFATFLLFSTASPHMYARLWAVPVILALAIAQNAGAPLTMRLTLRQRYTPARLRRLERARG; encoded by the coding sequence ATGATCGCCGTCGCGCCCGGCAGGCAGTTGTCCTATGTCCAAACGGACATTCGCGCGCCCATGCTCATCATGGTCGCAATCTTCCTCGCCCCCTATCTTTCGTGGCGGCCCTCGCTCGATATCCTGTTCACGATCAGCGACGCGTGCTTCATGCTGGGTGCGGTGCAACTGGTCATGCGGCAGCGCCTTCCGCTTCAGCCCTTCGGCGTCCTTTCGCCGGTCTGGCTGGCGGGGTTCGTGGCGATGATGGCGGGCTTATTGGTCAGTTCGCTGTTCGGCAACGATCCGACGCGCTGGCCGGTCGTGGCGCTGCAATACAGCTTTGCTTGGGTGGTGCTGCCCTTTCTGCTGATGGGGCATGGCAATATCGAGACGCACAGGCTTGCGCGGGGGCTGCTGACTGGCGTCGTGCTGATGGAGCTGGTCGGCATTATCGTCTATTTCAGTTTCCAGGGGTCGTTCGAACAGGCGCGCACGATCCTGGGGCTGGATTTCATTTCCGGAAGCGGCAGGCTGGGCGTGTTCGTCACCGATGCCAACTGGAACGGCGCGACCGTCGCCATGGCGCTCCCCTTCACCTTCTATCTCCGCGCGCGCAGGATGATTGCCGCATGGCAGGCGATCTTCGCAAGCATAGTCCTGCTGTTCGCGCTGATGCTGACCGCTTCCGTGACGGCTTTCGGCAGTGCCGTGGCCGCGATGATCCTGTTCGTGCTGGCGGGCGGCGTCCGTCCCAAGCTCTACACGTTCATCGCGCTCGCCGCCGTCAGCCTTCTGCTTGCCCCCAGCGAATACGGAATGCCCAGCATCTTCCAGAAGCGCGTGGCGAGCGCGCTGGAAAGCGGCAATATCTCGCAGGCGGGTACGTTCAAGGGGCGGGTGGCGCTGATGGACAGCGCGTGGCACCGCGTGGGCGATCACATGGTGCTGGGTGTCGGCGTGGATCAGGACCGCGTGGTGAACGGGCAGGGCGCCCCGGTGCACAACATGTATCTTCTGCTCTGGGTCGAGGGCGGCTTCATAGCGCTGGCCGGGTGGATCACGATGATGAGCATCTTTCTGGTCATGGCTTTTGCGGCGCTGCGGCGCGACCGGCTGGCAGGAGCGCTTGCCCTGTCGGTATTCGCGACATTTCTTCTCTTCTCCACCGCCAGCCCGCACATGTACGCCCGGCTATGGGCAGTGCCTGTCATTCTGGCCCTTGCGATCGCGCAGAATGCTGGCGCGCCGCTCACCATGCGGCTGACGCTGCGGCAGCGCTATACGCCTGCACGACTACGCCGCCTCGAACGTGCGCGCGGCTGA
- a CDS encoding pectate lyase, protein MVMLAGVAAAVAALLSGTLPFRGGAENARASLAAECDHVDTSPSGQKAFATAEGFGRFARGGRGGIVIPVTTLSDTGEGSLRACAEASGPRTCVFRVSGTIAVDDWISVKHPYLTIAGQTSPGGIAIRIRNSPNAPMLVQTHDVVIRHLRLRPGPSTRSSDNVDTIQISGGAHDVILDHVSTSWPTDEGINIVGSGEKPSKCGETRDISVQWSILSEGLNRSNREPHSRGTYFGYGARDISFHHNLIASNVRRNPLINTRGQFDMVNNVIYNSQRYNGEFYTRFGAVAANVIGNVAILGPSSEKNSHLYLVNYFRDYPADFAIYLKDNVDLHRPANRGDERLVLEPGDWRYARSVPTGKLSLGTAAITGPGQAYRDVLAFAGATRPTRDAVDRRVANDVATCRGAIIDDPAQVGGWPTLAGPQPPADHDNDGMADEWEKAHGLSPADPADRNRGGKDGFTALEQYLGDLAGDNDPQRAAAGPDPDPTCGFAVAQAPPLPEVTIRAEPDSAAQGEQVRLVWQGRHIQSCKLEGKAVPESGTMPVYPLRATTYLILCTGAGGGDAMDSVVVRWRGLAVSEEPPPGKKKQSQPNGLKALYQ, encoded by the coding sequence ATGGTGATGCTGGCAGGCGTCGCCGCAGCGGTAGCAGCGCTGCTGTCCGGCACCTTACCCTTCAGAGGCGGCGCTGAAAATGCGCGCGCATCCCTCGCTGCCGAATGCGATCATGTCGATACGTCTCCATCTGGACAAAAGGCGTTCGCCACTGCCGAGGGGTTCGGTCGGTTCGCGCGGGGAGGGCGCGGCGGGATCGTCATTCCTGTGACGACGCTCTCCGACACTGGGGAGGGATCGCTCCGCGCCTGCGCCGAGGCTTCGGGGCCGCGCACCTGCGTTTTTCGGGTCAGCGGCACGATAGCGGTAGATGACTGGATCAGCGTCAAGCATCCCTATCTCACCATTGCGGGACAGACTTCGCCGGGCGGCATCGCGATCCGTATCCGCAACTCGCCCAACGCGCCGATGCTGGTCCAGACGCATGATGTCGTGATCCGTCACTTGCGGCTGCGCCCCGGCCCTTCGACGCGGTCATCGGATAATGTCGACACGATCCAGATCAGTGGCGGCGCGCATGACGTGATACTCGATCATGTCTCCACGTCTTGGCCTACCGACGAAGGCATCAACATCGTCGGGTCCGGCGAGAAACCCAGCAAGTGCGGCGAGACGCGGGACATCTCCGTGCAATGGTCGATCCTGTCAGAGGGATTGAACCGTTCCAACCGCGAACCGCACAGCCGGGGCACCTATTTCGGTTATGGCGCGCGCGACATCAGTTTCCATCATAATCTGATCGCCAGCAACGTGCGCCGCAATCCGCTCATCAACACGCGCGGGCAGTTCGATATGGTCAACAACGTCATCTACAATTCGCAGCGCTACAATGGCGAGTTCTATACGCGCTTCGGGGCGGTGGCGGCCAATGTGATCGGCAATGTCGCGATCCTCGGGCCGTCCTCGGAAAAGAACAGCCACCTCTACCTCGTGAACTATTTCCGCGACTATCCCGCCGACTTCGCCATATATCTGAAAGACAATGTCGACCTTCACCGCCCCGCCAACCGGGGCGACGAGCGGTTGGTGCTGGAGCCGGGTGACTGGCGCTATGCCCGATCCGTGCCCACGGGCAAGCTTTCGCTCGGCACCGCCGCGATCACAGGACCGGGGCAGGCGTATCGCGATGTTCTGGCGTTTGCAGGCGCGACACGGCCGACGCGCGATGCCGTCGATCGCCGGGTTGCGAATGATGTCGCTACCTGCCGGGGCGCCATCATCGACGATCCCGCGCAGGTAGGCGGCTGGCCGACCCTCGCCGGGCCGCAGCCGCCCGCTGACCATGACAATGACGGCATGGCCGATGAATGGGAAAAAGCACACGGCCTCTCTCCGGCTGATCCGGCAGACCGTAATCGCGGGGGCAAGGACGGGTTTACGGCTCTGGAGCAATATCTGGGCGACCTCGCCGGCGATAATGACCCGCAACGTGCGGCGGCAGGCCCGGACCCGGACCCGACCTGCGGCTTCGCGGTGGCGCAGGCTCCCCCGCTCCCCGAAGTGACGATCCGGGCAGAACCCGACAGCGCCGCGCAAGGGGAGCAGGTGCGCCTCGTCTGGCAGGGCAGGCACATCCAATCATGCAAGCTTGAGGGCAAGGCGGTGCCCGAAAGCGGCACGATGCCGGTCTACCCGCTTCGCGCCACGACCTACTTGATACTGTGCACAGGAGCGGGCGGAGGGGACGCTATGGACTCAGTCGTAGTCCGCTGGCGCGGTCTCGCGGTGAGTGAAGAACCGCCGCCAGGTAAAAAGAAGCAGTCTCAGCCCAATGGACTGAAGGCACTATACCAATGA
- a CDS encoding beta strand repeat-containing protein: protein MAGGAYTSGSGEWRVNTKTSGVQTDSSMTALASGGFVICWTDATADGSGSGVKAQLYDANGVAVGGEFLVNSTTLNAQDQASVTGLASGGFVVTWTDNSGTGPDADKNGIKAQLYDANGAAVGGEFLVNTTTQLGQSNSVTTSLASGGFVISWVDASATAPDAKGTGVRAQIYNAAGAKVGGEFLINSTITGSQQFPAIAGTASGGFVATWVDGSGLGGDSTAPSIKGQMFSATGGKIGGEFLVNTATASSQDQPVITALNNGGFVIVWRDMSQQGDTSAAGVKAQVYNAAGARVGGELLVNSTTFNSQDQPSVTATFDGGFAVSWRDNSNLSTDASGFGIKTQIFDAAGNKLGGEFQVNGITSGNQEMPSIIALASGALVVSWTDYSGQSGDTDGSIKARILMPTSAPIGNVAISNTIISETAVENTTVASMSATGALNATYSYQIIDDSTDGAFAIQGDKLVVSDSLLLDYETAPDATIILRATDTFGNSLDKVINLSLTNSANEKRYAGGSELLAETAINANQQQAAVTGLSNGRYVLIWSDGSTQGGDARSYGIKGQIVSASGAKIGGEFLVNSQTLNSQDSPVTAALPSGGFVVSWMDSSLLGGDASVSSIKAQLYDASGAAVGAELLVNTSTVSAQRTPAIAVLASGGFVITWADLSLQGGDASGSSVKAQLFDANGNRTGGEFLVNSVTANAQDTPVVASLVSGGFVISWHDSSLAGGDSSKDSVKAQIYDAAGAKLGGEFLVNTETNGNQQQQAIIGLSNGGFVIAWADASLRGGDNDYYGIKLQLFDASGAKVGGEKLVNTTTLAGQIAPTLSALGDGGFAVSWSDYSGAAAEGGTPGVKAQIFDDQGSRIGAEFTVNTQSLGPQVDPGIAGGKDGDFLVAWTDYSAQGGDNSGTAVKYKIFSPLGSQGGPPSLIANPDTLSGQEDQASTFLRSSLLANDVDSAGLPISLTGVSAISGGTVSLNGSGNIVFSPFANFSGAALFSYSIVDSAGATATGRVTVNVAPVNDAPLAANDSINVGEDGSTFSVSTLLANDVDVDPGDVLTLQPLPAATASGAALSVTNGVVTYAPGTMYQSLAAGETATDSFSYTIADSSGVQSSADVTVTVVGANDAPTTLTLTGNRVDENAANGTVVGTFAAQDVDHADVLTYSLTSTASGRFTIDAATGVVTVANGNLLDFEAASSHTIIGRATDTTGAFVESTVNISLNNLPEPKSYTGDNGVNVFTASTNDLWTINGLGGNDILTGNASADSIYGGAGNDTLDGAGGADTLYGGIGNDIFYIDNLGDRIVEGVGEGTDLAYSPVDFTMEANLEKLTQTGAGNISVTGNDFANTLVGNDANNSFFGGIGGDLITGMGGNDLIYGEAGNDFLQGNDGNDLLVGGAGLDELTGGAGADRFLFNSLTVSADRDTVKDFAASEDLFAFAQSIFTAFATTPLGTLPGSAFFAGAAAQNADQRVIYSSATGNLFYDPDGSGSAAMVQVAFLSNKPVLTAQNFTIV, encoded by the coding sequence ATGGCGGGCGGGGCTTATACATCGGGTTCGGGCGAATGGCGCGTCAACACCAAGACATCGGGCGTGCAGACAGACTCGAGCATGACCGCGCTTGCATCGGGCGGGTTCGTCATCTGCTGGACCGATGCGACGGCCGATGGCAGCGGTTCGGGCGTCAAGGCGCAGCTTTACGATGCGAACGGTGTGGCCGTGGGCGGCGAGTTCCTGGTCAACTCCACCACCCTCAACGCGCAGGATCAAGCCTCCGTCACCGGACTAGCCTCGGGCGGGTTCGTCGTCACCTGGACCGACAATAGCGGGACTGGGCCGGACGCCGACAAGAACGGCATCAAGGCGCAGCTTTACGACGCGAACGGCGCGGCAGTCGGCGGCGAATTTCTCGTCAACACCACCACGCAGCTTGGCCAGTCTAATTCGGTGACGACAAGCCTCGCCTCGGGCGGTTTCGTCATAAGCTGGGTCGATGCCAGCGCGACCGCGCCCGATGCCAAGGGCACGGGCGTCCGCGCGCAGATCTATAACGCAGCCGGAGCCAAGGTCGGCGGCGAGTTCCTCATCAACAGCACGATCACCGGCAGCCAGCAATTTCCGGCCATTGCGGGCACTGCGTCCGGCGGCTTCGTCGCGACATGGGTGGATGGCAGCGGCCTTGGCGGCGACAGCACCGCGCCCAGCATCAAGGGGCAGATGTTCTCCGCGACGGGGGGCAAGATCGGCGGCGAGTTTCTGGTGAACACGGCGACGGCCTCCAGCCAGGATCAGCCCGTCATCACCGCGCTCAACAATGGCGGCTTTGTCATAGTCTGGCGCGACATGTCGCAGCAGGGCGACACCAGTGCGGCAGGTGTGAAGGCACAAGTCTACAATGCGGCGGGCGCCCGCGTCGGCGGCGAATTGCTGGTCAACAGCACGACTTTCAATTCGCAGGATCAGCCGTCCGTCACCGCGACGTTCGACGGCGGCTTCGCGGTAAGCTGGCGTGACAACAGTAACCTGTCCACCGACGCCAGCGGCTTCGGCATAAAGACGCAGATTTTTGACGCAGCAGGCAACAAGCTGGGCGGCGAGTTTCAGGTCAACGGGATCACGAGCGGCAATCAGGAAATGCCCTCCATCATCGCGCTTGCGTCCGGCGCGCTGGTCGTGAGCTGGACTGACTATAGCGGGCAGAGCGGCGACACGGACGGATCGATCAAGGCGCGCATATTGATGCCGACATCGGCCCCGATCGGCAACGTTGCGATATCCAACACGATCATCTCCGAGACCGCCGTCGAGAACACGACCGTCGCCAGCATGAGCGCGACAGGAGCACTTAACGCCACCTACAGCTATCAGATCATCGACGACTCGACTGATGGCGCATTCGCTATCCAGGGCGACAAGCTTGTGGTGAGCGATAGCCTTTTGCTGGATTACGAGACCGCGCCCGACGCGACCATCATCCTGCGCGCCACTGACACCTTCGGCAATAGCCTGGACAAGGTCATCAACCTCTCGCTCACCAATTCGGCGAACGAGAAGCGCTATGCCGGTGGGTCGGAATTGCTGGCGGAGACGGCCATCAACGCAAACCAGCAGCAAGCCGCCGTCACGGGGCTCAGCAACGGGCGCTATGTCCTCATCTGGAGCGACGGTAGCACGCAGGGCGGCGACGCGAGGAGCTATGGCATTAAGGGGCAGATCGTCAGCGCCAGCGGCGCAAAGATCGGCGGCGAGTTTCTGGTCAACAGCCAGACGTTGAACAGCCAGGACAGCCCGGTCACAGCGGCGCTGCCTTCGGGCGGGTTCGTCGTCAGTTGGATGGACTCCAGCCTGCTTGGCGGCGACGCGTCCGTTTCCTCTATCAAGGCGCAACTATACGATGCGAGCGGGGCGGCGGTCGGCGCCGAGTTGCTCGTCAACACCTCCACTGTCAGTGCGCAGCGCACGCCCGCCATCGCCGTGCTGGCTTCGGGCGGGTTCGTCATCACATGGGCGGACTTAAGCCTGCAAGGCGGCGACGCCAGCGGCAGCAGCGTCAAAGCCCAGCTATTCGATGCGAACGGCAACCGGACCGGCGGTGAGTTCCTGGTCAACAGCGTCACTGCCAACGCGCAGGATACGCCGGTGGTCGCCTCGCTCGTCTCAGGCGGCTTCGTGATAAGCTGGCATGACTCGAGCCTTGCCGGCGGCGACAGCAGCAAGGATTCGGTCAAGGCGCAAATCTACGACGCGGCCGGAGCCAAGCTAGGCGGCGAATTCCTGGTCAACACCGAAACCAACGGGAATCAGCAGCAGCAGGCGATTATCGGTCTCTCGAACGGCGGCTTCGTCATCGCCTGGGCCGACGCCAGCCTTCGCGGCGGCGATAATGATTATTATGGCATAAAGCTTCAGCTTTTCGATGCGAGCGGTGCGAAGGTTGGTGGCGAGAAACTCGTCAACACGACGACGCTCGCGGGGCAGATCGCGCCGACGCTTTCGGCGCTCGGTGACGGCGGCTTTGCTGTGAGTTGGTCGGATTACAGCGGCGCGGCGGCCGAAGGCGGGACGCCCGGCGTCAAGGCGCAGATCTTCGACGATCAGGGCAGCCGCATCGGTGCGGAATTCACCGTCAACACGCAGTCGCTCGGCCCGCAGGTCGATCCCGGCATCGCGGGCGGCAAGGATGGCGACTTCCTCGTCGCCTGGACCGACTACAGCGCGCAGGGCGGCGATAATTCCGGCACTGCCGTCAAGTATAAGATCTTCAGCCCCCTGGGATCGCAAGGCGGGCCGCCTTCGCTCATTGCGAATCCGGATACCTTAAGCGGTCAGGAGGATCAGGCCAGCACCTTCCTGCGATCCAGTCTGCTGGCCAACGACGTCGATTCTGCGGGTCTGCCTATCAGCCTGACAGGCGTTTCGGCTATCTCGGGCGGCACGGTGTCGTTGAACGGGAGCGGCAACATCGTTTTCTCGCCCTTCGCCAATTTCAGTGGCGCGGCGCTGTTCAGCTATTCCATCGTCGATAGTGCAGGCGCCACCGCGACCGGGCGTGTCACCGTCAACGTCGCACCCGTGAACGATGCGCCGCTTGCGGCGAATGACAGCATCAATGTCGGCGAGGACGGCTCCACTTTCTCGGTCAGCACGCTGCTCGCCAATGATGTGGACGTCGATCCGGGCGACGTACTGACGCTCCAGCCGCTTCCCGCCGCGACTGCCAGCGGCGCGGCGCTCTCCGTCACAAACGGCGTCGTCACCTACGCGCCCGGCACCATGTACCAGTCGCTGGCGGCAGGAGAGACGGCAACCGACAGCTTCAGCTACACGATCGCGGATTCGTCCGGCGTTCAGTCGAGTGCGGATGTTACAGTGACGGTCGTTGGGGCCAACGATGCCCCGACCACACTGACGCTCACAGGCAATCGCGTGGACGAGAACGCCGCAAACGGCACAGTGGTCGGCACCTTCGCAGCCCAGGATGTCGATCACGCCGATGTACTGACATACAGCCTCACCAGCACCGCCAGCGGACGCTTCACGATCGATGCGGCGACGGGCGTCGTCACCGTGGCCAATGGCAACCTGTTGGATTTCGAAGCTGCCAGCAGCCACACTATCATCGGCCGCGCCACGGACACCACGGGTGCATTCGTGGAATCAACCGTCAACATCAGCCTCAACAATCTACCGGAACCCAAGAGCTATACGGGCGACAATGGCGTCAATGTCTTCACTGCGTCCACGAACGACCTGTGGACGATCAACGGCTTGGGCGGCAACGACATCTTGACCGGCAATGCCAGCGCCGACAGCATCTATGGCGGTGCTGGCAACGACACGCTCGACGGAGCCGGGGGTGCGGACACGCTCTATGGCGGCATCGGCAACGACATATTCTACATCGACAACTTAGGCGACCGGATCGTCGAAGGAGTGGGGGAGGGGACCGACCTTGCCTACAGTCCGGTCGATTTCACCATGGAAGCCAATCTGGAGAAGCTGACTCAGACCGGCGCCGGCAACATCAGCGTGACCGGCAACGACTTCGCCAACACCTTGGTCGGCAACGATGCGAACAACAGCTTCTTCGGCGGCATTGGCGGCGATCTCATCACGGGCATGGGCGGCAACGATCTGATCTATGGAGAAGCTGGGAACGATTTCCTTCAGGGCAATGACGGCAACGATCTGCTCGTCGGTGGTGCAGGATTGGACGAACTGACCGGCGGCGCGGGCGCGGACCGTTTCCTGTTCAACTCGCTCACTGTCTCGGCCGACCGCGATACCGTGAAGGACTTCGCCGCCAGCGAAGACCTGTTCGCCTTCGCGCAGTCGATATTCACGGCATTTGCGACGACACCGCTCGGCACTTTGCCGGGATCGGCGTTCTTCGCGGGGGCCGCAGCCCAGAACGCCGATCAGCGCGTCATCTACAGCAGCGCGACGGGCAATCTTTTCTACGATCCGGACGGCTCGGGTTCTGCGGCGATGGTGCAGGTCGCCTTCCTCAGCAACAAGCCCGTCCTCACCGCGCAGAACTTCACCATCGTTTAA
- the rfbF gene encoding glucose-1-phosphate cytidylyltransferase, giving the protein MKTVLLAGGLGSRLAEETGIIPKPMVEVGGRPIILHVMDIYNHWGHHDFIVACGYKCMLMKKFFHDIHFMNNDFTIMADSGVVELRPSRLVEWNISVVDTGEHTMTGGRLRRLRDWIGGEPFMVTYSDGVGNIDIEALLDFHRSHGGLATVTAVQPPARFGNLELDGSQVTEFTEKVLKHETWINGGFFVFEPGVLDYLTDDQEPLEQAPLTRLAQDGQLFAFKHTGFWHPMDTVRDRDHLNQLYASSNVPWLDFPTRAPVDLPRAVNA; this is encoded by the coding sequence ATGAAGACGGTTTTGCTCGCGGGGGGGCTGGGTTCGCGCCTGGCGGAAGAAACCGGCATCATTCCCAAACCCATGGTCGAAGTCGGCGGGCGGCCAATCATCCTGCACGTCATGGATATCTACAACCACTGGGGTCACCATGATTTTATCGTGGCCTGTGGTTACAAGTGCATGTTGATGAAGAAGTTCTTCCACGACATCCACTTCATGAACAACGACTTCACGATCATGGCCGACAGCGGCGTGGTGGAGCTTCGCCCGTCGCGCTTGGTCGAATGGAATATCTCGGTCGTGGACACCGGCGAGCATACGATGACCGGCGGTCGCCTGCGCCGCCTGCGCGACTGGATCGGAGGCGAGCCGTTCATGGTCACCTACTCCGATGGGGTAGGGAATATCGACATAGAGGCGCTTCTCGACTTCCACCGCTCGCACGGCGGTCTGGCAACGGTGACGGCGGTGCAGCCCCCGGCGCGCTTCGGCAACCTCGAACTGGATGGCTCGCAAGTCACCGAATTCACCGAGAAGGTTCTAAAACACGAAACCTGGATCAACGGTGGCTTTTTCGTATTCGAGCCGGGGGTTCTCGATTACCTGACCGACGATCAGGAGCCGCTGGAGCAGGCGCCGCTGACGCGCCTCGCGCAAGACGGCCAGCTTTTCGCGTTCAAGCATACCGGCTTCTGGCACCCGATGGACACCGTGCGCGATCGCGATCACCTGAACCAGCTTTACGCCAGCAGCAATGTGCCCTGGCTCGACTTTCCGACACGTGCGCCCGTCGATCTGCCGCGTGCCGTCAATGCCTGA
- the rfbG gene encoding CDP-glucose 4,6-dehydratase — MPEAHFPADDLRRAFSGKQVLLTGHTGFKGAWLALWLTKLGARVRAVALPPTADQPCMFSAARIEALVEHRIADIRCEEQFAVAIDGFDPDLVVHMAAQALVRPSYAAPIDTFRTNVIGTAVVMDAARRMERLRGIVVVTSDKCYENREWQWGYRETDRLGGKDPYSASKACTELVATSYRKSFFGEPDSAIVATVRAGNVIGGGDWSTDRLVPDMIRASAAGESVRIRNPASVRPWQHVIEPLAGYLQLAAGMLDGRRSLSGAWNFGPNAESVVDVGTLAQMLQQRWGPDAAPLHFDSPTSEKPEAGLLRIDSSKAISELGWRPRLSLRETLTFTADWYRACLSGSANLRVLSEQQIDQYMNVPHRQHRTPAAVALQEGEAACA; from the coding sequence ATGCCTGAGGCGCATTTTCCCGCAGACGATCTGCGGCGGGCCTTTTCGGGGAAGCAGGTTCTCCTCACCGGACATACCGGGTTCAAGGGCGCGTGGCTGGCTTTGTGGCTGACGAAGCTTGGCGCACGCGTGCGCGCCGTCGCGTTGCCGCCCACCGCCGACCAGCCATGCATGTTCTCCGCCGCTCGCATAGAGGCGCTGGTGGAGCATCGGATCGCCGACATCCGCTGCGAAGAACAGTTCGCCGTTGCCATCGACGGCTTTGATCCTGATCTGGTCGTCCATATGGCCGCGCAGGCGCTCGTCCGCCCTTCCTACGCCGCGCCCATCGACACCTTCCGCACCAATGTTATCGGCACCGCTGTCGTGATGGACGCTGCGAGGCGCATGGAGCGGCTGCGCGGGATCGTCGTCGTGACCAGCGACAAATGCTACGAGAACAGGGAATGGCAGTGGGGCTATCGCGAAACCGACCGGCTGGGCGGCAAAGACCCGTATAGCGCCTCGAAGGCCTGCACCGAACTGGTCGCCACATCCTACCGCAAGTCGTTCTTCGGCGAACCCGACAGCGCAATCGTCGCCACGGTCCGCGCGGGGAATGTGATCGGGGGAGGGGACTGGTCGACCGATCGCCTCGTGCCCGACATGATCCGTGCGTCCGCGGCGGGCGAAAGCGTGCGCATCCGCAATCCCGCCAGCGTCCGTCCCTGGCAGCATGTCATCGAACCGCTCGCTGGCTACCTCCAGCTTGCGGCGGGAATGCTCGACGGGCGGCGCAGCCTGTCCGGCGCTTGGAATTTCGGCCCGAATGCTGAAAGCGTTGTTGACGTCGGCACTCTTGCGCAGATGCTCCAGCAGCGATGGGGGCCGGACGCCGCGCCTCTCCACTTCGACTCGCCCACGTCTGAAAAGCCCGAGGCCGGGCTTCTCCGCATCGACAGTAGCAAGGCGATCAGTGAACTTGGCTGGCGTCCACGCCTGTCTCTGCGGGAGACGCTGACGTTCACGGCCGACTGGTATCGCGCCTGTCTTTCAGGGTCGGCGAACCTTCGCGTGCTCAGCGAACAGCAGATCGACCAGTATATGAATGTCCCACACAGACAGCATCGCACCCCGGCGGCTGTCGCTCTACAGGAAGGTGAAGCCGCATGCGCGTGA
- a CDS encoding DegT/DnrJ/EryC1/StrS family aminotransferase, with product MRVNYGQTVHGEAEIDAVVEVLRSSTQMGAKVAGMQDAVAALFAKRFGVMVNSGSSANYLAVELLGLPHGSEVITPVLTFVTTVAPLIRNGLIPAFVDVSEGTYNIDESAIEGMITERTRAMMIPSLIGNLPDWDMIYHIADRHGLAVIEDSADTLGATLRGTSTGTRSDISTTSFYGSHVINAAGNGGMLCMNDETLARRALLLRSWGRSSSLFPDSESIERRFNVTLEGIPYDAKFVFEELGYNLEPSEIGAAFGLVQLGKLEHNIVVRERNFARHLAFFADYEDWFVLPQQLAEARTGWLAFPLTVRADAPFTRRELQTFLEERDIQTRVIFTGNILRQPAMANVKARTCVAGYPVADAVMRGGMLIACHHGLLSEQIDYMHESFAEFASQYGGAERADLRQLAS from the coding sequence ATGCGCGTGAACTATGGTCAGACGGTCCACGGCGAAGCGGAGATCGATGCGGTCGTCGAAGTTCTTCGTTCGTCCACGCAAATGGGTGCGAAGGTCGCAGGGATGCAGGATGCCGTGGCGGCCCTGTTCGCGAAGCGCTTCGGGGTCATGGTGAATTCAGGATCGTCGGCCAATTACTTGGCTGTCGAACTGCTGGGCCTGCCGCATGGTAGCGAAGTGATAACGCCGGTGCTGACGTTCGTGACGACGGTCGCGCCGCTGATCCGCAACGGCCTGATCCCCGCATTCGTCGATGTGAGCGAAGGCACCTACAATATCGACGAGTCCGCGATCGAAGGGATGATTACCGAGCGGACGCGCGCCATGATGATCCCGTCGCTGATCGGCAACCTGCCCGATTGGGACATGATCTATCACATTGCCGACCGTCATGGTCTGGCCGTCATCGAAGACAGCGCCGATACCCTAGGCGCGACATTGCGCGGCACGAGCACGGGGACGCGATCGGACATCAGCACGACCAGCTTCTACGGCTCGCATGTCATCAACGCCGCCGGAAATGGCGGCATGTTGTGCATGAATGACGAGACGCTGGCCCGCCGCGCGCTGCTGCTGCGCTCATGGGGGCGCTCCTCCTCGCTTTTCCCTGATTCCGAAAGCATCGAGCGGCGTTTCAACGTCACGCTGGAGGGCATTCCCTACGACGCCAAATTCGTGTTCGAGGAACTTGGCTATAATCTTGAGCCATCGGAGATCGGAGCGGCATTCGGTCTGGTCCAACTCGGCAAGCTGGAACACAACATCGTCGTGCGCGAGCGCAACTTCGCGCGGCACCTCGCCTTCTTCGCAGATTATGAAGACTGGTTCGTCCTGCCGCAACAGCTTGCCGAGGCACGAACCGGATGGCTGGCTTTCCCGCTGACGGTGCGTGCCGATGCACCCTTCACGCGGCGCGAACTTCAAACATTCCTGGAGGAGCGCGACATACAAACACGCGTCATCTTCACCGGCAACATCCTGCGTCAGCCCGCCATGGCTAACGTCAAGGCGCGGACCTGTGTGGCCGGTTATCCCGTCGCGGACGCAGTAATGCGCGGTGGCATGTTGATCGCCTGCCATCATGGCCTGCTGTCCGAACAGATCGATTACATGCACGAGAGCTTTGCGGAGTTCGCATCTCAATATGGTGGAGCGGAGCGAGCGGACTTGCGGCAACTCGCGTCCTGA